In Microbulbifer sp. GL-2, the following are encoded in one genomic region:
- a CDS encoding lactoylglutathione lyase family protein, which translates to MKNVYPRSFSHIGISVPDLEEAVKFYTEVMGWYLIMPPTEIIEDHSAIGEMCTDVFGAKWGKFRIAHLSTGDRIGIELFQFPNQENPKDNFEYWKTGIFHFCVQDPNLEALAEKIVAAGGKKRMPKPRYYYPGEKPYRMIYMEDPFGNILELYSHSYELIYSSGAYT; encoded by the coding sequence ATGAAGAATGTTTACCCTAGGAGCTTTTCCCATATCGGCATTTCAGTGCCAGACCTGGAAGAGGCGGTCAAGTTCTATACAGAAGTTATGGGCTGGTATTTGATTATGCCGCCAACTGAAATTATTGAGGATCACAGCGCTATTGGTGAAATGTGTACCGATGTCTTTGGCGCCAAGTGGGGTAAATTTCGTATTGCGCACCTATCGACCGGGGACCGCATCGGCATAGAGCTGTTCCAGTTTCCCAACCAGGAAAATCCTAAGGATAATTTTGAATACTGGAAGACGGGAATATTCCACTTCTGTGTACAGGATCCTAATCTGGAGGCACTGGCGGAGAAGATAGTCGCTGCAGGCGGTAAAAAGCGTATGCCTAAGCCTCGGTATTACTACCCAGGAGAAAAGCCTTATCGGATGATTTATATGGAGGACCCCTTTGGCAATATCCTGGAATTGTATAGCCACAGCTACGAGCTTATTTACAGTAGTGGTGCCTACACCTGA
- a CDS encoding LysE/ArgO family amino acid transporter, translated as MTTGGTVVSGLLLAPLAKGFLTTISLIMAIGAQNAFVLTQSIRRQYHYSIAALCVLMDIVLISCGVYLVANLAQAEGNWMLWLTWLGVAFLVGYGAMAFRSALTNKGLEDKKEWVKSRRSALITAVALTLLNPHAYVDTVVLIGSVGAQYAGEGTLFFVIGACSASVLWFALLSVGGSMMQPLFKNPKTWRVLDALVGIMMWSIAASLLWAS; from the coding sequence TTGACTACAGGAGGCACCGTGGTTTCTGGATTGTTACTGGCCCCTCTCGCAAAGGGCTTTTTGACCACTATCAGCTTAATCATGGCAATTGGCGCACAGAATGCGTTTGTCCTGACGCAGAGTATTCGTCGCCAGTATCATTACAGCATTGCGGCGCTATGCGTCTTGATGGATATCGTACTGATCAGCTGTGGTGTCTACCTGGTCGCGAACCTGGCGCAGGCTGAGGGTAACTGGATGCTCTGGTTAACCTGGTTGGGAGTGGCCTTCCTGGTTGGCTACGGCGCTATGGCATTTCGCTCCGCTCTAACCAATAAAGGGCTTGAGGACAAGAAGGAATGGGTTAAATCGAGACGCTCGGCTCTGATCACCGCGGTAGCTCTTACCTTGCTAAACCCCCATGCCTATGTGGATACCGTAGTGCTGATCGGGTCGGTCGGTGCCCAGTATGCCGGGGAAGGTACTCTGTTCTTCGTGATTGGTGCCTGCAGTGCCTCGGTACTTTGGTTCGCGCTGTTGTCAGTAGGTGGCAGTATGATGCAGCCGCTGTTTAAGAACCCGAAGACTTGGCGTGTGCTGGATGCTCTGGTGGGCATTATGATGTGGTCGATTGCTGCCAGCTTGCTTTGGGCTAGCTAA
- a CDS encoding LysR family transcriptional regulator: protein MINPVWLRSYCTLVEVGSFTRTAQRLHMTQSGVSQHLRRLEGFLGLALIQRQGKQFSLTEAGEKLYREAQDIVDSLSTLGQRLGEDPAYEGQVNIQSPGSVGLRLYPKLLHLQQEQPKLTIDYRFAPNDGVEESILDYRADVGFMTRPSTLTEIASQSVGNEELFLVTSTSVEKLDWSTLLQLGYIGHPDGAHQAGLLLGANFPEFQHVDMFTLKGFSNQISLILEPVSMGLGFTVLPAHAVNAFHKFEQIKIHRLEHSVNEGLFLVTRRHKAIPARVQTVINTAAEWL from the coding sequence ATGATTAATCCTGTGTGGCTACGTAGCTACTGCACACTGGTGGAGGTGGGGAGTTTTACCCGCACGGCGCAGCGTCTGCATATGACTCAGTCTGGTGTCAGTCAACACCTGCGCCGGTTGGAGGGTTTCCTGGGGTTGGCGCTGATTCAGCGGCAGGGAAAGCAATTTTCCCTCACAGAGGCTGGTGAAAAGCTGTATCGCGAAGCCCAGGATATTGTTGATTCCCTTTCTACCCTTGGGCAACGTCTTGGCGAAGACCCCGCTTATGAAGGGCAGGTGAACATTCAGTCCCCCGGAAGTGTTGGACTCAGACTCTACCCCAAGCTGCTGCATTTACAGCAGGAACAGCCAAAACTCACCATTGATTACCGTTTTGCCCCCAACGATGGAGTAGAGGAATCCATACTTGATTACAGGGCAGATGTTGGCTTTATGACTAGACCTTCAACACTGACAGAAATTGCGAGCCAGTCTGTAGGTAACGAGGAGCTGTTTTTGGTGACCTCCACGTCAGTTGAGAAATTGGATTGGAGTACTTTGTTGCAGTTGGGATATATCGGCCACCCGGATGGAGCCCATCAGGCGGGATTGTTACTGGGTGCGAATTTTCCAGAATTTCAACATGTAGATATGTTTACATTGAAGGGATTTTCCAACCAAATTAGTCTAATCCTTGAGCCTGTCAGTATGGGCCTGGGTTTTACCGTACTGCCTGCCCATGCAGTAAATGCCTTTCATAAGTTTGAGCAAATTAAAATTCATCGATTGGAGCATTCTGTTAATGAGGGGTTATTCCTGGTTACCCGCCGCCATAAAGCAATACCGGCACGGGTTCAAACTGTGATTAATACAGCCGCGGAGTGGCTTTAA
- a CDS encoding multidrug effflux MFS transporter translates to MKSDLIKMALILGLLSCVGPIAIDMYLPALPDIAESFGAPIEAAQYTLMSYFIAFGVCQLFYGPASDMFGRKPPLYFGLLLFTLASVGCAVAPTIESLIALRFLQGVGAASVMSIPRAVIRDYYTGARATRLMTTVMLVISISPMLAPLIGSILIVPFGWRSVFILIALLTLASLFLAVSSLPETLEREHRVPFSFSAMLGAFATLFRDPIFVGLTCIGGLGIASFFSFLATASFLYTGFYGLTPTEFSLAFALNALGFFISSQFAANLGVRFGSVAVVKWATAGFAISSLIMSTVIFAGFDQFVLLVAMLLATNVFLGLVIPTSMVLSLEDHGPIAGTAAALGGALQMLLGALAIVLTSLVFDGTPQPLTAAIAICGMTALIISRLTLRGIAHLAVPSS, encoded by the coding sequence ATGAAGTCTGATTTAATCAAGATGGCGCTGATCCTGGGACTGTTAAGCTGTGTTGGCCCGATCGCTATCGATATGTATTTACCGGCCCTGCCGGATATTGCGGAAAGTTTCGGCGCGCCTATTGAGGCGGCACAATATACCCTGATGTCTTATTTCATCGCCTTTGGGGTTTGCCAGCTTTTTTATGGGCCCGCTTCCGATATGTTTGGACGCAAGCCGCCACTGTATTTTGGCTTGCTTCTTTTTACCCTTGCCTCTGTCGGCTGTGCTGTAGCCCCAACTATCGAATCGCTGATCGCACTGCGCTTTTTACAGGGGGTGGGGGCCGCTTCGGTAATGTCTATCCCACGAGCGGTTATTCGTGATTACTATACTGGTGCGCGCGCTACTCGCCTGATGACAACGGTTATGCTGGTGATTTCCATTTCCCCGATGCTGGCACCGTTGATAGGCAGCATTCTGATAGTTCCTTTTGGATGGCGCAGTGTTTTTATCCTGATTGCATTGCTTACTCTCGCCAGTTTATTCCTTGCGGTGAGCAGCTTGCCGGAGACGCTTGAGCGGGAGCATCGTGTCCCATTCAGCTTCAGTGCTATGCTGGGTGCTTTTGCTACACTGTTCCGCGACCCTATCTTTGTGGGGCTAACCTGCATAGGTGGGTTGGGGATTGCCAGTTTCTTTTCTTTCCTGGCAACGGCCTCTTTTCTTTACACGGGATTTTATGGGCTGACTCCTACAGAGTTCAGTTTGGCATTTGCTCTCAACGCCTTGGGGTTCTTTATCTCGAGCCAGTTTGCTGCAAACCTCGGGGTGCGTTTTGGCTCAGTGGCGGTGGTCAAGTGGGCAACAGCTGGTTTTGCAATTAGCTCCTTGATAATGAGTACCGTGATTTTTGCCGGCTTTGACCAGTTCGTTCTACTGGTAGCAATGCTGCTGGCGACCAACGTATTTCTCGGTCTGGTTATCCCCACCTCGATGGTACTTTCCCTTGAGGACCATGGGCCTATTGCCGGCACCGCCGCAGCATTAGGTGGTGCTTTACAAATGTTGCTGGGCGCCCTGGCGATTGTATTAACCAGTTTGGTATTTGATGGCACACCTCAGCCACTGACGGCGGCAATCGCAATCTGTGGTATGACCGCGCTGATCATATCGCGGTTGACCCTGCGCGGCATTGCGCATCTGGCAGTACCTTCGAGCTGA
- a CDS encoding LysR family transcriptional regulator ArgP, which translates to MLDLKQLQAFAFVVEEQSFDKAASLLHVSQSAVSQRIKALEGQVGQALLIRSTPLRPTEAGLKVMGYYQQMNLLQHELLEDIDPEGSKTRYSNQNKVRIALNSDSLDTWFLKAITPLIRSQHLLVDLKVDDQDATHELLKNGEVIGCISSVTSNLQGCQSLLLGHMAYYPVCTQAFKEQYFSDPVDVDEFRYAPAVEFNYKDQLQSRYLKQFWGIEAGQFPSHEIPSSKGFLNFLTLGLGWGMAPDIQVADLLKRGTLIKLTPDQHLKIPLYWHVWNLKSSLIKQITNTLAKYAHNALHQ; encoded by the coding sequence ATGCTAGACCTCAAACAGCTCCAGGCATTCGCTTTTGTGGTTGAAGAGCAGAGCTTCGACAAGGCCGCATCCTTACTACATGTAAGCCAATCTGCGGTTTCCCAGCGTATTAAGGCCCTGGAAGGCCAGGTTGGGCAGGCCCTGCTGATCAGATCCACTCCTCTACGCCCGACGGAAGCCGGCCTGAAAGTAATGGGCTATTACCAGCAAATGAACCTGCTGCAGCATGAGCTGCTGGAAGACATAGATCCGGAGGGCAGTAAGACCCGCTATAGCAACCAGAACAAAGTTCGTATTGCTCTCAATTCAGACAGTTTGGATACCTGGTTTTTAAAGGCCATTACCCCCCTAATCCGCTCCCAGCATCTGCTCGTAGATTTGAAGGTAGATGACCAGGATGCCACTCATGAACTGCTGAAGAACGGTGAGGTTATCGGCTGTATCAGCTCCGTGACCAGTAACCTTCAGGGATGCCAGTCCCTGCTGTTGGGACATATGGCCTACTACCCGGTATGCACACAGGCTTTCAAGGAACAGTATTTTTCCGATCCGGTAGATGTGGATGAATTCCGCTATGCCCCTGCTGTTGAATTCAATTACAAGGACCAATTACAAAGCCGCTATCTAAAGCAATTCTGGGGGATAGAGGCAGGCCAATTCCCTTCACACGAAATCCCTTCCTCAAAGGGATTTCTCAATTTCCTGACATTGGGGCTTGGGTGGGGAATGGCACCGGATATTCAGGTTGCCGATTTATTGAAAAGGGGAACCTTGATAAAGCTTACACCTGACCAGCACCTGAAGATTCCTCTGTACTGGCACGTTTGGAACCTAAAATCCAGCCTGATAAAGCAAATTACTAATACCCTGGCTAAGTATGCCCATAATGCCCTGCACCAGTGA
- a CDS encoding glycosyltransferase family 25 protein → MYGLLGSLKFQRLRTSLVSGVDGRAGTPRLEADEIICNATTRWRHLCELKSSEIGCYLAHLRAIRHAYHAGLNRVCILEDDVQLEPDFGAMLAELERLPDEMEMIRLMGLKVRKRKVIKQLNDGIHILVRPERGWCGAQGYLINRQGMEKVLGYANRIFEPIDKVFDHFWQFDLKLYGVEPHLLWETEHTSSIVKSNVGRTRVARWLYWLHPFGKLWRSAGRHIYLQRHRRAFYPAQKPKEKPGRTARMKM, encoded by the coding sequence GTGTACGGCCTCTTAGGCTCACTCAAGTTCCAGCGGCTGCGAACCAGTCTGGTTAGCGGTGTCGATGGTCGTGCCGGAACGCCAAGGCTCGAAGCCGATGAGATAATTTGCAATGCTACAACTCGGTGGCGTCACCTGTGTGAACTGAAGAGTTCGGAAATCGGCTGTTACCTGGCACATCTGCGCGCAATCCGCCACGCCTATCATGCTGGCCTCAACCGGGTCTGCATCTTGGAGGACGACGTACAGCTGGAACCCGATTTCGGCGCGATGCTGGCAGAACTTGAGCGCCTGCCTGATGAGATGGAAATGATCCGCCTAATGGGTCTTAAGGTACGCAAGCGCAAAGTAATCAAACAATTAAATGATGGCATTCATATACTGGTTCGCCCCGAGCGCGGCTGGTGTGGCGCCCAGGGGTACCTGATTAACCGCCAGGGCATGGAAAAAGTGCTGGGCTACGCCAATCGTATTTTTGAGCCTATTGATAAGGTGTTTGATCACTTCTGGCAGTTTGATCTCAAGCTATACGGTGTCGAGCCCCATTTACTCTGGGAAACAGAGCACACCTCCAGTATCGTAAAATCCAATGTAGGTCGGACAAGAGTTGCACGCTGGCTTTATTGGCTGCACCCCTTTGGTAAACTGTGGCGCAGTGCCGGGCGACACATTTACTTACAACGCCATCGCAGGGCCTTTTATCCGGCGCAAAAACCAAAAGAAAAGCCTGGACGCACCGCAAGGATGAAAATGTAG
- a CDS encoding fatty acid desaturase family protein produces MDIPISKEELKPFLQRSDAKAWWVVVSAWLGIVGIFIVAALLPHWPTYILAVFLLAGRQQALAAIMHEAGHKTLFATRSYNNFVCKWLSSPFLLMDGDTYIKSHLKHHRMAGTEHDPDLPNYKAYPVTKKSLVRKFARDFLGVTGLKANLYLFLSGRDLLSRKKRVNFQLTRGLFVNGVMFTVLWMSGFPQLYLLWVVAYLTVYMAIIRMRQIAEHAGVKDLYHLEPKYNTRSIPRGVLGFLFVSPTDGLSYHCEHHAFMAVPTYNLRALHKLLKDRGYYDDVEQADNYLGVLKQVVR; encoded by the coding sequence ATGGATATTCCTATTAGTAAAGAAGAACTCAAGCCGTTTTTGCAGCGTAGTGACGCCAAAGCCTGGTGGGTAGTGGTGAGTGCCTGGCTAGGAATAGTAGGTATTTTTATTGTTGCAGCTCTGCTGCCACACTGGCCAACCTATATTCTTGCAGTGTTCTTGCTTGCGGGGCGGCAACAGGCCTTGGCGGCTATTATGCACGAAGCTGGTCATAAAACGCTTTTCGCAACCCGCTCCTATAATAATTTTGTCTGCAAGTGGTTGTCCTCACCATTTTTATTGATGGATGGTGACACCTACATTAAAAGCCATTTGAAACATCACCGTATGGCTGGAACAGAGCATGACCCAGATTTGCCGAACTATAAAGCTTACCCTGTAACTAAAAAGAGTCTGGTGAGAAAGTTCGCCAGGGATTTTTTAGGAGTTACAGGGTTGAAGGCCAATTTATATTTGTTTTTGAGCGGGCGAGATTTATTAAGCCGAAAAAAACGAGTAAATTTTCAACTAACACGTGGCCTATTTGTTAACGGTGTTATGTTTACCGTGTTGTGGATGTCAGGCTTCCCGCAGCTTTATCTATTATGGGTGGTAGCCTACCTGACTGTATATATGGCTATTATACGAATGCGTCAGATCGCCGAACACGCTGGTGTTAAAGACCTCTATCACCTGGAACCAAAATACAATACGCGTTCGATCCCAAGGGGTGTTTTGGGTTTTCTGTTTGTCAGCCCTACCGATGGTCTGAGTTATCACTGTGAACATCACGCCTTTATGGCGGTCCCTACTTATAACTTAAGAGCTTTGCATAAATTATTGAAGGATCGCGGTTATTATGATGACGTAGAGCAGGCCGATAACTACTTAGGTGTTTTGAAGCAGGTAGTAAGGTAA
- a CDS encoding SGNH/GDSL hydrolase family protein, whose translation MENILVYSDSVSWGVIPDTRKRMDFHLRWPGVLERSLKEKGSDVRVIENCLNGRKTVWEDPFREGRRGVDGLAQVIEMHSPLKCVLLMLGTNDFQDTHDNKAWMAAQGVAKLVSVIRQAPIEPGMSIPKILIIAPLAINNPKGIIGHKFAGAEQRCKDFPGELEKVSRELGTHYLDANTLVKVSDIDGIHLDEDQHMVLGQAVADYLQKIKVLSWP comes from the coding sequence ATGGAAAATATATTGGTTTACTCTGACAGCGTTTCCTGGGGGGTTATTCCAGATACCAGGAAACGCATGGACTTTCATTTGCGTTGGCCCGGTGTGCTTGAGCGAAGCCTGAAAGAAAAAGGCTCCGATGTACGAGTGATCGAGAATTGCCTGAATGGTCGTAAAACCGTATGGGAAGATCCGTTTCGTGAGGGCAGGCGGGGTGTTGATGGTCTGGCTCAAGTGATAGAAATGCACTCGCCGCTTAAATGTGTCCTGCTCATGCTGGGGACCAATGACTTCCAGGATACACACGATAATAAGGCCTGGATGGCTGCGCAGGGAGTAGCAAAACTGGTGTCAGTAATCAGGCAGGCCCCCATTGAACCGGGTATGTCGATCCCCAAAATATTGATTATTGCCCCATTGGCTATCAATAACCCCAAGGGCATTATTGGGCATAAATTTGCGGGGGCTGAGCAACGCTGCAAGGACTTTCCCGGTGAGTTGGAGAAAGTCTCCAGGGAGCTCGGCACACATTACCTGGATGCCAATACCCTGGTAAAAGTCAGTGATATCGATGGTATTCATCTCGATGAAGACCAGCATATGGTCCTAGGGCAAGCAGTGGCTGATTATCTGCAAAAAATTAAAGTTCTAAGCTGGCCTTGA
- the tadA gene encoding tRNA adenosine(34) deaminase TadA encodes MATPKDYMFMRRALELAELAAERGEVPVGAVLVQDGKVIGEGSNRPIGNCDPSAHAEIVALRRAAEDKQNYRLPNTTLYVTIEPCTMCFGALVHARVGRLVYGASEPRAGVIESQLKLGEAGFFNHKIAVESGVMAEEAGKLVREFFHDRR; translated from the coding sequence ATGGCAACACCAAAAGACTATATGTTTATGCGCAGGGCCCTTGAGCTGGCAGAGCTTGCCGCTGAGCGCGGAGAGGTGCCCGTGGGGGCGGTGCTGGTACAGGATGGCAAGGTTATCGGTGAGGGTAGCAATCGCCCGATCGGAAACTGTGATCCCAGCGCTCACGCAGAAATTGTCGCACTGCGCCGTGCTGCTGAAGACAAACAAAACTACCGTCTGCCAAACACTACGCTCTATGTGACGATTGAGCCCTGTACTATGTGCTTTGGCGCACTTGTTCATGCCCGTGTCGGTCGCCTGGTATATGGTGCCAGTGAACCCCGAGCTGGAGTTATTGAGAGCCAGTTAAAATTAGGGGAGGCGGGTTTCTTCAATCACAAGATTGCCGTTGAATCGGGAGTTATGGCGGAGGAAGCAGGAAAACTGGTGCGTGAGTTTTTCCATGATCGACGTTGA
- a CDS encoding GMC family oxidoreductase: MSTQMVFDYVIVGAGSAGCVLANRLSADEQHRVCLLEAGPPDRSPLISMPLGIGMLLSGTGYNLHHFTEPQEHLHERRLFWPRGRTLGGSSSINAMVYIRGNGEDYDAWEAAGNPGWGWRSMLPYFLLSEGNERGSDAHHSGYGPLSVNDLKWKTESGQAFLRAAQSAGHRLNDDFNGSQQSGVGFYQVTQRRGRRCSAAAAYLHPVKKRPNLRVLTRSPVARLILKGDRAVGVELLNGKKILANKEVLLSAGAIQSPHLLLLSGIGPQEELRKFDILLQNHLPGVGKNLQDHLDISQVVKTSAPVTFANDLWAKLKHATRAPEWFFLNRGPLTSNVAEAGGFASSTLANGCPDIQFHFTAVPSFDHGFTKQPGYGYTMHACALRPKSRGEITLNTENPKALPSIQPNYLSEPDDMQVMVESFEMTRDIINQEDLLRYQERLLLPDQKLTNKASIKHYIRQHAETIYHPVGTCKMGNDDLAVVDTELKVRGIDGLRVVDASIMPTLISGNTNAPVIAIAEKAADLILRRTPPTMMKNTQVQEVE, translated from the coding sequence ATGTCCACTCAAATGGTGTTTGATTATGTGATCGTAGGTGCCGGCTCTGCCGGCTGTGTATTGGCTAACCGTTTGAGTGCTGATGAGCAACATCGGGTCTGCCTGCTGGAGGCGGGCCCTCCGGATCGCAGCCCTCTGATCTCCATGCCCCTGGGGATAGGTATGCTGCTTTCGGGAACCGGCTATAACCTTCACCACTTTACAGAACCCCAGGAACACCTGCACGAGCGGCGCTTGTTCTGGCCTCGTGGTCGTACCCTAGGTGGCAGCAGTTCCATTAATGCGATGGTTTATATTCGCGGCAATGGTGAAGATTATGATGCCTGGGAAGCCGCCGGCAACCCAGGCTGGGGGTGGCGTAGCATGCTGCCTTATTTCCTTCTGTCTGAAGGTAATGAGCGTGGCAGCGATGCCCATCACAGTGGTTATGGCCCGCTTTCAGTTAACGACCTGAAGTGGAAGACTGAGTCGGGACAAGCATTCCTGCGGGCAGCACAATCTGCCGGACACAGGTTAAATGATGATTTTAACGGCAGCCAGCAGAGTGGAGTCGGGTTTTACCAGGTAACCCAACGTCGCGGGCGCCGTTGTTCTGCCGCTGCGGCCTATTTACATCCGGTCAAGAAACGCCCGAATTTAAGGGTACTGACCCGCAGCCCGGTGGCGCGCCTGATATTGAAGGGCGACCGGGCGGTGGGAGTGGAGCTGCTTAACGGCAAAAAGATCCTGGCAAATAAGGAGGTTTTACTCAGTGCGGGGGCCATCCAGTCTCCGCACCTACTATTACTCTCAGGTATCGGCCCCCAGGAGGAGCTGCGCAAGTTTGATATTCTGCTGCAGAATCACCTGCCCGGGGTGGGGAAGAACCTCCAGGACCATTTGGATATTTCTCAGGTGGTGAAAACCTCGGCCCCAGTCACTTTTGCAAATGACTTGTGGGCGAAACTGAAGCACGCTACGCGCGCGCCTGAGTGGTTCTTCCTGAACCGTGGGCCATTAACCAGTAATGTTGCTGAAGCTGGGGGCTTCGCCAGTTCAACCTTGGCCAATGGCTGCCCGGATATACAGTTTCACTTCACTGCAGTGCCATCCTTTGATCACGGTTTTACTAAACAGCCGGGGTATGGCTACACGATGCACGCATGTGCACTGCGCCCTAAAAGCCGTGGGGAAATCACCCTCAATACTGAGAACCCCAAGGCGCTGCCGAGTATCCAGCCAAATTATCTAAGCGAACCAGATGATATGCAGGTGATGGTGGAATCCTTCGAGATGACTCGGGACATCATTAACCAGGAAGATTTGCTGCGCTATCAGGAACGGCTGTTGTTGCCCGATCAAAAGCTCACCAACAAGGCCTCTATCAAACACTATATTCGTCAGCATGCTGAGACAATTTATCACCCGGTAGGCACGTGTAAGATGGGTAATGATGATCTTGCGGTGGTCGATACCGAGCTAAAAGTACGCGGCATAGATGGACTGAGAGTTGTGGACGCCTCCATAATGCCCACCTTAATCAGCGGCAACACCAATGCGCCGGTGATCGCTATAGCGGAGAAGGCAGCCGACCTTATTTTGCGGCGTACTCCGCCAACTATGATGAAGAATACACAAGTTCAGGAAGTTGAATGA
- a CDS encoding putative RNA methyltransferase: MIWQCPLCAKPLTLGKEAWHCSNRHSFDRAREGYVNLLPVYRKRRKEPGDSADMLRARRRFLKAGYYRPLVEAIAALLPHKPGRKLLDIGCGEGYYLRELESAGWHGHGLAGVDISKSGVRMAAKSDSAAQFVVASNVNLPVASNSVDNLLRIFAPAPDGEMLRVLKKGGQLLDVAPGPDHLWTLKGQLYKEPRKHPAPKLVEGLYPEVDMRCCFPFELRGHEAIADFLAMTPFAWKGCREARAELEQQDSLVLEADFIVRRFIKRTLVGEGTAAVWRK, translated from the coding sequence ATGATCTGGCAATGTCCTCTTTGTGCGAAGCCATTGACGCTGGGGAAAGAAGCCTGGCACTGCAGTAACCGGCACAGTTTTGATCGAGCACGAGAAGGTTACGTCAATTTGTTACCCGTCTATCGCAAGCGCCGCAAGGAGCCGGGAGACTCTGCAGATATGTTGCGTGCGCGGCGTCGTTTTCTCAAAGCGGGTTACTATCGTCCATTGGTAGAGGCAATTGCGGCTCTGCTGCCTCATAAGCCAGGCCGTAAACTGTTGGATATTGGCTGCGGCGAGGGATATTACCTGCGTGAGTTGGAGTCTGCTGGCTGGCACGGCCATGGGCTGGCCGGGGTGGATATCTCCAAGTCCGGTGTGCGTATGGCGGCAAAATCCGATAGTGCTGCCCAGTTTGTTGTGGCTAGTAACGTCAACCTGCCGGTAGCTTCGAACAGCGTGGACAACTTGCTTCGCATTTTTGCACCGGCACCGGATGGTGAGATGTTGCGGGTGTTAAAAAAAGGAGGGCAGCTGCTGGATGTTGCACCGGGACCGGATCATTTATGGACCTTGAAAGGCCAATTATACAAAGAACCGCGCAAGCACCCCGCACCGAAGCTGGTTGAGGGCCTCTATCCCGAGGTGGATATGCGCTGTTGCTTTCCTTTTGAGTTGCGCGGACATGAAGCTATTGCCGACTTTCTCGCCATGACTCCATTTGCCTGGAAGGGCTGCCGGGAAGCAAGAGCGGAACTGGAGCAGCAGGATAGCCTGGTACTGGAAGCGGACTTTATTGTACGCCGCTTTATCAAGCGCACGTTAGTTGGTGAGGGAACTGCTGCCGTTTGGCGAAAATGA
- a CDS encoding ion channel — MSFSMIDVELALAFVVNSMIVAIVVLIHHEVLNALVHLGRWVPVRHNFAIVLGVFGALLAHVAEIWLFAYGYYFMVNSPYFGTLVGNFNGSLLDCAYFSFTTYTSLGFGDIEPLGHLRFTAGLEALTGLVMITWTASFMFLKMQRVWDM; from the coding sequence GTGAGTTTTTCCATGATCGACGTTGAGCTGGCTCTTGCATTTGTAGTGAACAGCATGATTGTTGCAATCGTTGTGCTGATTCACCACGAGGTTCTCAATGCCCTGGTTCATCTGGGGCGCTGGGTACCAGTTCGACATAATTTTGCCATAGTGCTCGGGGTATTTGGTGCCTTGCTTGCCCATGTGGCGGAGATCTGGCTGTTTGCCTACGGCTACTATTTCATGGTCAATTCGCCCTATTTTGGTACCTTGGTGGGTAATTTTAATGGCAGTCTGCTCGACTGTGCTTACTTCTCCTTTACCACTTATACCTCTCTTGGATTTGGGGATATTGAGCCCCTGGGACACTTGCGATTCACTGCGGGGCTTGAAGCATTAACCGGGCTGGTGATGATTACCTGGACGGCTTCTTTTATGTTCCTGAAAATGCAGAGAGTCTGGGATATGTAG
- a CDS encoding nucleoside deaminase, with protein MQQERDEILMLLAYSIVYLDWVVPEEKPKRGYNIAAVLYDNAQERIVGIQRNAVGLCRDKTQHAELRVMQQCINSQCRGKETKYLRNTTIYSTLEPCMMCGGMMIFLEVPRVIYGQKDPDFGKNIERLQQNYRTDCEYKIEPGKYMENICKVDVPANYRARQIVPIPSTLLQRAQLEGEFTSYRLLSGSGITDFLMSAGAKDIYRTAHQRLKHYKPEYQENNDVIQESQKQLKKLKDNPEEMNRCLVGGTHQH; from the coding sequence ATGCAGCAGGAAAGAGACGAGATCCTGATGTTACTCGCGTACTCGATTGTCTATCTGGATTGGGTTGTTCCAGAAGAGAAACCAAAGCGTGGTTACAATATTGCCGCGGTCCTTTATGACAATGCCCAGGAAAGAATTGTAGGGATACAACGCAATGCTGTCGGCTTGTGTCGCGATAAAACCCAACATGCAGAACTAAGAGTGATGCAGCAATGTATCAACAGTCAATGTCGAGGCAAAGAAACCAAATATCTGCGGAATACGACGATTTATAGCACTCTGGAGCCCTGCATGATGTGCGGGGGAATGATGATTTTTCTCGAGGTTCCCAGAGTGATTTACGGCCAGAAAGATCCGGATTTCGGTAAAAATATTGAAAGGTTACAGCAGAATTACCGTACGGACTGTGAGTATAAAATCGAGCCAGGCAAGTATATGGAGAATATTTGTAAGGTCGATGTTCCCGCTAACTACAGGGCCAGGCAGATTGTCCCAATACCATCAACCCTGCTACAGAGAGCCCAGCTGGAAGGGGAGTTTACCAGCTATCGTTTATTATCTGGCAGTGGGATTACGGATTTTTTGATGAGTGCTGGAGCTAAGGATATTTACCGCACCGCCCACCAGCGTTTGAAGCATTATAAACCTGAATATCAGGAGAACAACGACGTAATTCAGGAAAGCCAAAAACAACTGAAGAAATTGAAGGATAATCCAGAAGAGATGAATCGATGTTTAGTAGGCGGCACTCACCAGCATTAG